Proteins encoded by one window of Kribbella flavida DSM 17836:
- a CDS encoding alpha/beta fold hydrolase gives MHMSTDSTEWSHGSSEVAPGVRLHYARAGVGEHTVVLLHGYPQTWHSWRHVAAPLVRAGNSVVCIDYRGAGSSSRPASGYDKWTMAGDVRVLLREILRVNEPISLVGHDIGSMVSLAYALRFRDELSTLTLMEATLPGTDVYERLRVDMRHWHFFFHQALDVPEQLTAGRERTYLKLFFDGATFNPEAITLEDLSVYAAHFEQPGAMRAGFELYRAFARDDRDNRAALVDAGRLTLPVLGVAGAANLFSDVNGEMLREVATNVQVAVVPDAGHYVQEENPAGLLDVLIPFIDHNARRKK, from the coding sequence ATGCATATGAGCACTGATTCCACAGAGTGGAGCCACGGGTCATCTGAAGTGGCTCCGGGAGTACGACTTCACTACGCGCGGGCAGGTGTGGGTGAGCACACGGTGGTCCTGCTGCATGGATACCCCCAAACTTGGCACAGTTGGCGACATGTCGCCGCGCCGCTAGTGCGTGCAGGCAACAGTGTCGTATGTATTGATTATCGAGGCGCGGGCAGTTCTTCGCGCCCCGCGAGCGGATACGACAAATGGACGATGGCCGGGGATGTGCGGGTGCTGTTGCGCGAAATCCTGCGGGTCAACGAGCCGATCAGTCTGGTTGGCCACGATATTGGCTCGATGGTGTCTTTGGCGTACGCGCTTCGATTCCGTGACGAGCTGTCGACGCTGACCCTGATGGAAGCAACGCTGCCGGGGACGGACGTGTACGAACGACTCAGGGTCGATATGCGTCATTGGCACTTCTTCTTCCACCAGGCGCTGGACGTGCCCGAGCAGCTGACGGCGGGACGAGAACGAACCTACCTGAAACTGTTCTTCGACGGCGCGACCTTCAATCCGGAAGCGATCACACTCGAGGACTTGTCTGTCTATGCCGCCCACTTCGAGCAACCCGGCGCCATGCGTGCAGGTTTCGAGCTCTACCGCGCCTTCGCAAGAGACGATCGCGACAACCGAGCGGCCTTGGTCGATGCCGGCCGGCTTACGTTGCCCGTCCTGGGGGTGGCCGGGGCGGCCAATCTGTTTTCTGACGTGAATGGGGAAATGCTTCGAGAGGTCGCCACCAATGTTCAGGTAGCGGTCGTTCCAGATGCCGGCCATTA
- a CDS encoding nuclear transport factor 2 family protein, whose translation MDAETDRAEIIELFGRYADIADLKEFTDLPRRVHTDPLTIDFESVTGMPPMTVPLSDYGAALRASFGAFSATHHAITGHVVTIDSDRATIHAHVRAEHWLPAEVAGDGPDRWLVVGFYDNEAVRTADGWRLSSVKLTASYQENAHLARAAAAGQAG comes from the coding sequence ATGGATGCGGAGACCGATCGCGCCGAGATCATCGAGCTGTTCGGGCGGTACGCCGACATTGCGGACCTGAAGGAGTTCACCGACCTGCCCCGGCGCGTCCACACGGATCCGTTGACCATCGACTTCGAGTCGGTCACCGGGATGCCACCGATGACGGTTCCGTTGAGCGACTACGGTGCTGCGCTCCGCGCCTCCTTCGGGGCCTTTTCCGCGACCCATCACGCGATCACCGGGCACGTCGTGACCATCGACAGCGACCGCGCGACGATCCACGCGCACGTCCGCGCCGAGCACTGGCTTCCCGCGGAGGTGGCCGGCGACGGCCCCGATCGCTGGCTGGTGGTCGGCTTCTACGACAACGAGGCGGTTCGGACGGCCGACGGCTGGCGGCTCAGCAGCGTGAAGCTCACCGCTTCGTACCAGGAGAACGCGCACCTGGCGCGTGCCGCTGCAGCAGGGCAGGCAGGTTAA